One genomic region from Camelina sativa cultivar DH55 unplaced genomic scaffold, Cs unpScaffold00639, whole genome shotgun sequence encodes:
- the LOC104773780 gene encoding E3 ubiquitin-protein ligase SINA-like 2 — translation MEGDSFLCQNTKHGCTMNFNDDKELSVHEKECFFALCYCPAPNCNYKGVYNDLNSHYSDNHRHEPTQFWCTKSIWAWRDFAVIQRHIDGPLVVVIYFKKPQGLYLTVNCIAPSAPGVGELSYDISCSIEGNTMNFGSSEMNRVPKLSFETLGTDFMLVPNFFLVKCPTSNMVIRIREKDEEDVDEEVISLYKPF, via the coding sequence ATGGAAGGAGACTCTTTCCTGTGCCAAAACACCAAACATGGCTGCACCATGAATTTCAATGATGACAAAGAACTATCAGTTCATGAGAAGGAATGTTTTTTTGCTCTGTGCTATTGTCCTGCACCTAACTGCAATTACAAGGGCGTGTACAATGATCTCAATAGTCACTACTCTGATAATCACAGACACGAACCTACACAGTTCTGGTGTACAAAATCCATTTGGGCATGGCGAGACTTTGCAGTCATTCAGAGGCATATAGATGGTCCATTGGTTGTTGTCATATATTTCAAGAAGCCACAAGGTTTATATCTGACAGTGAACTGTATTGCACCTTCTGCTCCGGGAGTTGGAGAGTTGTCCTACGATATCTCATGTTCGATCGAAGGTAACACTATGAATTTTGGATCGTCGGAGATGAATAGGGTTCCGAAATTGAGCTTCGAAACTCTGGGAACAGACTTCATGTTGGTTCCTAACTTTTTCTTGGTTAAGTGTCCTACATCAAATATGGTAATTCGCATAcgagaaaaagatgaagaagatgttgatgaagaaGTAATCAGCTTATACAAACCATTTTAG